The sequence below is a genomic window from Acidimicrobiales bacterium.
CCTCTTCGAGGTGCCCCTCGCGGGTTCGACGATCACCCACCCGATCATCGGCAAGGCGGGCGCCGGGCGGATCCTGCTGAAGCCCGCCGCGCCCGGCACCGGCGTCATCGCCGGCGGCGCGGCGCGCGCCATCCTCGAGATGGCCGGCGTGCACGACATCATCGCCAAGTCCCTCGGCACGTCGAACTCGATCAACGTCGCGCACGCGACCATCTCCGGCCTGCGCCACCTCGTGCGCCCCGACGAGGTGGCGCGCCTGCGCGGCCTGCCCGAGGAGCACGTCGCCCCGGCCGGGGTGCTGCGCGCCTACAACGAGCGGCGGCGCGTCACGGCCGTCGAGGCGGGTTGAGATGGCTGACGACGCCCGCACCCTGAAGGTGACCCAGATCCGCTCCGGGATCGGCACCAAGCCGAAGCACCGCGCCACGCTGCGCGCCCTCGGGCTGCGCCGCATCGGCCACGAGAACCTGCTGCCCGACCGCCCGGAGATCCGTGGCATGCTGGCTCGCGTACCCCACCTGGTGTCGGTCGAAGAAGTTGCCGGCGCAGAGAAGGCGCCGGCCAAGCGTTCGGCCCGGGCCGCGAAGCCGAAAGCCGACGTTGACGAAGTGAGCGCCTGATGAGACTCCATGACCTTGCGCCCGCCCCCGGCTCGAGCCGCGACCGTCGCCGCGTCGGGCGCGGCATCGCCGGCAAGGGCGGCAAGACCGCCGGCCGTGGCACCAAGGGCCAGCACGCTCGCAACACGGTGAAGCCGGGCTTCGAGGGCGGCCAGCTCCCGCTCACCCAGCGCGTCCCGAAGCTGCGCGGCTTCGCCAACCCGTTCCGCGTCGAGTACAACGTCGTCAACCTCGACATCCTCGAGGCCCTCGAAGACACCGAGATCACACCCGAGTCGCTGCGCGCCGCGGGGATCGTGCACCACAAGGGCATGGTGAAGGTGCTCGGTGGCGGCGAGATCCACCGCAAGCTCGCCGTCTCGGCGCACGCCTTCTCGGCCTCCGCCCGCCGCGGCATCGAAGCCGCTGGTGGGACGGTGACGGTCGTGCCGTCCGTCTACGGCGACCGTCGCCCGCCAGTGCGGGGCAACGCGCTGGCCAACCGGTAGGTTGGCGCCGCTCGTGCGACGCAGCGCCCGCGGGGGCTTCTGATGCCAGGCACGATCCGAAACATCTTCCTCGTCCGGGACCTCCGCAACAAGGTCCTGTTCACGCTCTTGATGATCGGCGTCTACCAGCTGGGGGCGAACATCCCCGTGCCGGGCGTCTCCTTCACCAAGATCGAGACCCTCGCCAAGACCTCGAACTCGGGGCTGCTGGGCTTCCTCAACCTCTTCTCCGGAGGCGCGCTCGCGCGCGCCGCGGTGCTCGGTCTCGGGATCATGCCGTACATCACGGCGTCGATCATCGTGCAGCTCCTCGGCACGGTGATCCCGAAGTTCGCGGAGTGGCGGGAGCAGGGCGCCGTCGGCCAGCGCAAGCTCACACAGGCGACCCGCTACCTCACCGTCGCGCTGGCGCTGATGCAGTCGTCGGGCATCGTCTTCCTGCTCCACTCGGGTCAGCTCTTCTCGTCGAGCGCGACCACCTCGACCGACCTCATCCCCGACTTCAGCGCGCCGCACGTGCTGTTCATCATTCTCACCCTCACCGCCGGCACCGCCTTCGTGATGTGGCTCGGAGAGAACATCACCCAACGCGGCATCGGCCAGGGGATGTCGATCCTCATCTTCTCCAACGTCGTCGCGACGATCCCCCTCGACCTCGACTACATCAAGGAGTCCAAGCACGCGGCCGGGGTGGTGATCATCATCCTCGTCTGGGCGCTCCTGCTCGTCGCGATCGTCACCGTCGAGCTCGGCCAACGGCGCATCCCCGTGACCTTCGCGCGGCGCGTCCAGGGGCGGCGGATGTACGGCGGGCAGAGCACCTACATCCCGCTCAAGGTGAACCAGGCGGGCGTGATCCCGATCATCTTCGCGAGCTCGCTGCTCTACATCCCGGTGCTCCTCTCCTCGGTCCTGCCGTGGGCCGGGGTGCACAACTGGGTGACGAACAACCTGCTCTCGCCGACCAACGGCGTCTACCTCATCCTCTACGGCCTGTTCATCGTGGTCTTCACCTTCTTCTACGTGCAGGTGCAGTTCGACCCGTACCAGCAGGCGGACACGATCAGGAAGCAGGGCGGCTACATCCCGGGCATCCGCCCCGGGGCGCCGACCGAGGCCTACCTCTCGCACATCCTCAACCGCATCACCCTCGCCGGCGCGTTCTTCCTCGCGGCGGTGGCGCTTATCCCTTCGGCGATCCTCGCCGCCTGGCACATTCAGGGCATCCCGTTCTTCGGAACCACGCTGCTCATCAGCGTGGGCGTCGCGCTGGAGACCAACAAGCAGATTGACAGCCAGCTGACGATGCGTAATTACGAGGGCTTCCTCCGCTAGGTGCGACGGGGCGCGCGGCTCATCGTCCTCGGAAAGCAGGGCGCGGGAAAAGGGACGCAATGCCTGCGCCTCTCGCACCACTACGCCATCCCGCACATCTCGACCGGCGACATGCTGCGCGCCAACGTGCGGGCCGGGACCCCCCTCGGCCTCGAGGCTCGCCACTACATGGACGCCGGCGACCTCGTCCCCGACGAGCTGCTCCTCAAGATGGTGGGGGAGCGCCTCGAGATGGACGACAACGACGAGCGCGGCTTCGTCCTCGACGGCTTCCCGCGGACCCTCGTGCAGGCGGAGAAGCTCGACGAGCTCCTCCAGCCCGTCTCCCTCGACGCGGTGGTCAACCTGCACGTCTCGACGCGCGTCGTCCTCGCGCGCCTCTCGGCGCGCCGGGTCTGCGCGGACTGTGGGGCGAACTACTCGACGGCGAACCGCCCGCGCGTCGACTGGATCTGTGACGTCTGCGGCGGCGAGGTCATCCAGCGCGAGGACGACACCGAGGCCGCGATCCGCCGCCGCCTCGACCTCTACGAGGAGGAGACCGCCCCGCTCATCAACCGCTACAAGGCCAAGGCCCTTCTCTTCACGGTGCGCGGCGACGGCGAGCCCGACGAGATCACCGAGGAGATCGTGACCGGCATCGACGAGCGCCTCGACGCCGCCGACGGCAACGAGGGGTCGGCAGCCGCCGAGGGGGACGAGGATTGATCCGCAGCCCGGAGGAGATAGCGAAGATGCGCAAGGCGGGCCGCGTCGTCGCCGAGATCATCGACAAGACGCGCGCCGCGATCCGTCCCGGGGCGACCACCGCCGACATCGACCGGGTCGCCCGCGAGGTGATCGAGCGCCGCGGCGCCCGCTCGAACTTCCTCAACTACCACGGCTTCCCGGCGGTGATCTGCACCTCGCCGAACGAGATGATCGTGCACGGCATCCCTGGCGACTACCTGTTGAAGGACGGCGACATCATCTCGATCGACCAGGGGGCGATCATCGAGGGCTACCACGGCGACGCCGCCTACACCGCCGGCGTCGGCGAGATCAGCCCGCTCGCGCGGCGCCTCATCGAGGTCACCGAGGCCTCCCTCGAGGCGGGTATCGAGGAGATGCGCCCCGGCAAGCGCCTGCACGACATCGGCCGGGCCGTCCAGGAGGTCGCCGAGCAAGCGGGCTTCTCGGTGGTGCGGAACTACGTCGGGCACGCGATCGGCACCGCGATGCACGAGGAGCCGCAGGTCCCGAACTACTGGCCGGGGACGCCGGGCCCGAAGCTGAAGGTGGGCAACGTCTTCGCGATCGAGCCGATGGTGAACGTCGGCGGCCCCGAGACCCGCGAGCTCGCTGACGGCTGGTCCGTCGTCACCGCGGACGGCAGCCTGTCGGCGCACTTCGAGCACACGATCGTGGTCACCGACGACGGGCCGGAGGTGCTCACCCGCCCGTGACGGAGCGCCTGCTCAGGCGCTATGATGACTCTTCGCCTCTTGCGGCGCTTGTAGTGCGCGCCGCCGGGGCAACGAAACGGTACCCCCCGGAAGCACTTGCGGGGATCAATGAACCGACCGACGAGGACTCCGCGTCCCTGTCGTGTCCAAGGAGGACGAACTGCCGAAGCCGAAGGAAGACGCGATAGTGCTCGAAGGCACCGTCTCCGAGCCGCTGCCGAACGCCATGTTCCGCGTCGAGCTCGAGAATGGCCACAAGGTGCTCGCCCACAGCTCGGGGAAGATGCGCATGCACCGCATCCGCATCCTGCCGGGCGACAAGGTGCAGGTCGAGATCACCCCCTACGACCTCAGCCGCGGACGGATCACCTACCGCTACAAGTAGCCGCCGAGCATCTGACGGCGTCAGCCCTGCCGGAACGGCAGCTACCCCGAGGGATTTCGAGATGAAGGTACGACCGAGCGTGAAGCCGATGTGCGAGAAGTGCAAGACCATCCGCCGCCATGGGGTGGTCATGGTGATCTGCGAGAACCCGCGCCACAAGCAGCGGCAGGGCTGATCGATGGCGAGACTCTCCGGCGTCGACATCCCCCGCGAGAAGCGGCTCGAGATCGCGCTCACCTACATCTACGGCATCGGCCCGACCAAGGCCAAGGAGATCTGCGCGGCCGCGGAGGTCAACCTCGACACCCGCGTCCGTGACCTCACCGACGAGGAGGTCGCCCGCCTCCGCAGCTACATCGACGCCAACCTGAAGGTCGAGGGAGACCTCCGCCGCGACGTCGCCCAGGACATCAAGCGGAAGATGGAGATCGGCTCGTACCAAGGGATCCGCCACCGCCGGGGCCTCCCCGTGCACGGCCAGCGGACCCACACCAACGCCCGCACCCGCAAGGGGCCGAAGAAGACCGTCGCCGGGAAGAAGAAGGTGCGCAAGTAGATGGCGAGACCCACAGCCCGTCCCGGCGGCCGCAGGCCGCGCCGGCGTGAGCGCAAGAACGTCACCCACGGCGTCGCGCACATCAAGAGCTCGTTCAACAACACGATCGTCTCGATCACCGACCACGAGGGCAACGTGATCGCGTGGGCCTCCGCCGGTAACGTCGGCTTCAAGGGTTCGCGCAAGTCGACCCCCTTCGCCGCCCAGATGGCCGCCGAGCAGTGCGCGCAGCGGGCGATGGAGCAGGGCGTGCGCCGCGTCGACGTCCTCGTGCGCGGCCCGGGTTCCGGTCGCGAGACCGCGGTGCGCTCGCTCGCCGCCACCGGCATCGAGGTGACCGGCATCAAAGATGTGACCCCCATCCCGCACAACGGCTGCCGCCCCAAGAAGCGGCGCCGCGTGTAGCGGCCGAAAAGGAGACGAAGATGGCCCGCTACACCGGACCGGTGTGCCGCCTGTGCCGCCGAGAGAAGGTCAAGCTGTTCCTGAAGGGACCGAAGTGCGAGAGCACCTCGTGCCCGGTGGAACGCCGCCCCTACCCCCCGGGTGACCACGGTCGTGACCGCACCCGCCAGGGGTCGGAGTACCAGACCCAGCTGCGCGAGAAGCAGAAGGCGCGCCGTATCTACGGCGTCTTGGAGGTGCAGTTCCGCAACCTCTACGAGGAGGCGAACCGCCAGAGCGGCATCACCGGCGAGAACCTGCTGCGCATGCTCGAGCTACGCGTCGACAACATCGCCTACCGGGCCCGCTGGGGCTCGTCGCGCAACCAGGCCCGCCAGCTCGTCACCCACGGCCACATCACCGTGAACGGCAAGCGCGTCTCCATCCCCTCGGCGCGGGTGCGCATCGGCGACGTCGTCGCGCTGAAGCCCGCCGACGAGGAGATGATCGTCGTCCGGCAGAACCTCGACCTCGTCGACCGCCAGGTCCCGAACTGGCTCGAGGTGGGCGAGAACGCCCTCAACGTCACTGTGCGGAGCCTGCCGGTCCGCGAGCAGATCGACACCCAAGTTCGCGAGCAGCTCATCGTCGAGCTGTACTCCAAGTAACCCAAAAAGCGGAAGAAGCGAGGAGCAACCCCTGATGCTCATCATCCAGCGGCCGACCGTCGAGGCCATCGACGAGGAGGAAGGCAACCGGCAACGGTTCGCCATCGGACCGCTCGACCCCGGATTCGGTCACACGCTCGGCAACTCCCTTCGTCGGACGTTGCTCTCGTCGATCCCCGGCGCGGCGGTCACCCAGGTCCGCTTTGACGACGCCCTCCACGAGTTCACCTTCCTCCAGGGGGTGAAGGAGGACGTCTCGGACATCATCTTGAACCTGAAGGACCTCGTCATCACCTCCGAGTCGGACGAGCCGGTGACGCTGCGCGTCGACGTGCGCGGCCCGGCCGAGGTGACCGGCGCCGACCTGAAGGCGACCTCGGACATCGAGGTCCTGAACGCCGACCTGCACCTCGCGACGGTGAACGCCAAGGGCCGCCTCGCGATGGACGTGACGATCGAGCGCGGCAAGGGCTACGTCTCCGCGGAGCGGAACAAGCAGTCCTCGACGATCGGCGTGATCCCCGTCGACTCGATCTTCTCGCCGGTGCGCCGGGTCTCGTTCACCGTCGAGCCGACGCGCGTCGAGCAGTCCACCGACTTCGACCGCCTCGTCCTCGACGTCGAGACCGACGGCTCGCTCACGCCGCGCGCCGCCCTCGCCTCGGCCGGCCAGACGCTGCGCACCCTCGTGCGCCTCGTCGCCGAGCTCACCGAGGACGCCGAGGGGCTCGAGCTGGGCGACGTCGCCACGACGACCTCCGGCTCGCCCGACCTCGACCAGCCGATCGAGGACCTCGACCTCTCCGAGCGTCCCCGCAACTGCCTGAAGCGCGCGCAGATCAACACGATCGGCGAGCTCATCGAGCGCACCCACGACGACCTGCTGGCGATCACGAACTTCGGCCAGAAGAGCCTCGACGAGGTCATCCAGCGCCTCGACGAGCGCGGCCTGTCGCTCGCAGGCGGCGGTTACTGATGCCGGGCACCCCGAAGAAGGGGCGCCGCTTCGGCGGCGACGCCGCCCACCAGAAGGCGATGTTCGGCAACCTCGTCGCGAGCCTCATCGCCGCCGAGGCGATCGTCACCACCGAGGCCAAGGCCAAGGCGCTGCGACCGATCGCGGAGAAGATCATCACCAAGGCGCGCGACGGCGGAGTGCACAACCAGCGCCAGGTGGTCGCCTACATCCGGGACAAGGACATGGCGCACAAGCTCTTCGCCGAGATCGGCCCGCGCTACGCGGACCGGCAGGGCGGTTACCTCCGGATCCTGAAGCTCGGCCCGCGCCCGGGGGACAACGCCCCGATGGCCCGCGTCGAGTTCGTCTGACCAAAGCACCCGGCGCCTCCCGGTGAGCGAGGCGCGCATCGACTTCGGCACCCCGGCTGCCTGCCGTGGCGCCGACGTCGGCCAGCTCAGTCGGCTCCTCTGTAGCGCCGCGAGGGGGCACGCCACCCACGCCGTGATCTCTCCCGACGACGCCGGGGTCGCGCCCCGCCTCGTCGAGTTCTCGCACGTCAGCTCCGCGAACGGCAAGGTTGACCTCGACTTCCCCGCCGCCGAGCTCGCCGGCTTCCCAGAGGCGGTCCACTACGAGGTGCCGCCACCTCTGACGACGAGGCAGATCATCGCCAGCAACCTCGCCGGCGGCCGCTACGGCCTCGGCTTCCAGATCCCGCCGCTCGCGGCGCGCGAGGTGGTCCCGCCGGGGGAGGCGCCACTCGACGCCTACACCAGGGTGCAGGCCACCGACGGCCCCGCCGGGCGGCTCGACGGCGTCATCGTCGAGATGACGAGCGGAGCGCTCGTCGCCCTCGTCGTCCACCACGGCCACCTCTTCTCGCGGCGCCAGGTCGCGGTGCCGATCGCCCTCGTCACCGACTACGGCGACGGCATCTCGCTCTCGGTCACCCGCGAGTCCCTCGACGACGCCGCAAGAGAGCTTTGAGCGAGGCCGCGCCGCAGCTCGCGCCCCAGCCGGTGCGCGTCGTCCTGCACTGCTCGTACGACGGGAGCGGCTTCCACGGCTTCGCCACCCAGCGAGGGCAGCGCACCGTGCAGGGGGCCCTCGAGGCGGCGCTCGAGCAGATCACCGGCGCTGCCGCAGAGACCGGCTGCGCGGGGCGCACCGACACCGGGGTGCACGCCGTCGCGCAGGTGGTGCACGCCGATGTCGATCCCGCCTACCTCGAGCGCCTCGGCCTCGCCGCCGAGCCCTTCGCCGAGGTGGTGCCGCTCAGCCGTTCGCTCTCGAAGATCCTCGCCCCCGACGTCGTCACCCGGCGCGCCTTCGTCGCCCCGGAGGGCTTCGACGCCCGCCGCAGCGCGACTGCCCGCCGCTACCGCTACGTGATCGACTGCGGCGACCGTCGCGACCCGCTCTACCGCGCCGCCTCGTGGCACCTCCCGGGGGAGCTCGACCTCGCGGCGATGCGCGTCGCGGCCGATGCGCTCTGCGGTGAGCACGACTTCTCGGCGTTCTGCCGTCAGCCGAAGGGGCGCGAGCCGGGTCCGCTTCGGCGGCGGGTGATCGGCACGCGCTTCACCCGCGACGACGCGCTCGTCTGCTTCGAGATCGAGGCGAACGCCTTCTGCCACCAGATGGTGCGCTCGATCGTGGGGATGCTCGTCGCCGTCGGCCGCGGGCGGCGGACCGCCGCCGAGGTGGCGGCGCGCCTGCGCGCACCTGACCGCGGCGGCCTCCCCTCACCGGCGCCGGCGATCGGCCTCTGCCTGATTGCGGTCGAGTACCCCGAGCACCTCGGCGGGGCCGTGCGCTGAGCAGCACTTCGGAGCCTCCCCGTCGGGGAGGTCTGTGGCGGAGGGCGCGGCACCCGCCCGGTGCGGCGAGCGCTTTGCCCTGGTCGTGCCGCCCGGGACGAAATGCGCCCGCGTGCGATTGGGACGAGATCGCCGCCCGCCCGCGGGCTCGCTCGGGTCGCCCGCGCAGCGCCGCGCTCCCCAACGCCCAGTTGGTCAGCACGTGACTGTATATTGGATGCATTGATATTGGATGCATTGAGGGACGAAGGGGTGACGCCGTGATCGAGCAGCGGGTGCTCAGCCTGCAGGACGCGCGTCGGGTGATCGACGCCGTGATCGCCCACGCGGAGCAGCACGATCATGACGGCATCGCGGTGTTCGTCGTGGACAAGGCCGGTGACATCATCGCCTCCGCGCGCATGGACCGGCGCTCGGCGCGTTTCGGCAAGGCGGCGCACCGCAAGGCCTACACCGGCGCGACCTTCGAGCGCGACACCGCCGGTGTGATCAAGTTCTGGAACGAGCAGGAGCAGCGGGGCCATCGGGGTCCGCACGACTGGAACGACCCGATGGTCACCACCCTCCCCGGCGGCATGGTGGTCGCCTTCGGTGACCAGGTGGTCGGCGGGATCGGGGTTGCCGGCGGCAACGCGCACATCGGTGACGAGGAGTTCGCGGACGTCGCCTTCGCCGCGCTCGGTGAG
It includes:
- the rpsE gene encoding 30S ribosomal protein S5, with amino-acid sequence MPDNQFEERTIKVNRVAKVVKGGRRFSFTALMVIGDGHGRVGLGYGKAKEAGLAVQKGIEEAKKNLFEVPLAGSTITHPIIGKAGAGRILLKPAAPGTGVIAGGAARAILEMAGVHDIIAKSLGTSNSINVAHATISGLRHLVRPDEVARLRGLPEEHVAPAGVLRAYNERRRVTAVEAG
- the rplO gene encoding 50S ribosomal protein L15, which gives rise to MRLHDLAPAPGSSRDRRRVGRGIAGKGGKTAGRGTKGQHARNTVKPGFEGGQLPLTQRVPKLRGFANPFRVEYNVVNLDILEALEDTEITPESLRAAGIVHHKGMVKVLGGGEIHRKLAVSAHAFSASARRGIEAAGGTVTVVPSVYGDRRPPVRGNALANR
- the secY gene encoding preprotein translocase subunit SecY, which encodes MPGTIRNIFLVRDLRNKVLFTLLMIGVYQLGANIPVPGVSFTKIETLAKTSNSGLLGFLNLFSGGALARAAVLGLGIMPYITASIIVQLLGTVIPKFAEWREQGAVGQRKLTQATRYLTVALALMQSSGIVFLLHSGQLFSSSATTSTDLIPDFSAPHVLFIILTLTAGTAFVMWLGENITQRGIGQGMSILIFSNVVATIPLDLDYIKESKHAAGVVIIILVWALLLVAIVTVELGQRRIPVTFARRVQGRRMYGGQSTYIPLKVNQAGVIPIIFASSLLYIPVLLSSVLPWAGVHNWVTNNLLSPTNGVYLILYGLFIVVFTFFYVQVQFDPYQQADTIRKQGGYIPGIRPGAPTEAYLSHILNRITLAGAFFLAAVALIPSAILAAWHIQGIPFFGTTLLISVGVALETNKQIDSQLTMRNYEGFLR
- a CDS encoding adenylate kinase, which codes for MRRGARLIVLGKQGAGKGTQCLRLSHHYAIPHISTGDMLRANVRAGTPLGLEARHYMDAGDLVPDELLLKMVGERLEMDDNDERGFVLDGFPRTLVQAEKLDELLQPVSLDAVVNLHVSTRVVLARLSARRVCADCGANYSTANRPRVDWICDVCGGEVIQREDDTEAAIRRRLDLYEEETAPLINRYKAKALLFTVRGDGEPDEITEEIVTGIDERLDAADGNEGSAAAEGDED
- the map gene encoding type I methionyl aminopeptidase: MIRSPEEIAKMRKAGRVVAEIIDKTRAAIRPGATTADIDRVAREVIERRGARSNFLNYHGFPAVICTSPNEMIVHGIPGDYLLKDGDIISIDQGAIIEGYHGDAAYTAGVGEISPLARRLIEVTEASLEAGIEEMRPGKRLHDIGRAVQEVAEQAGFSVVRNYVGHAIGTAMHEEPQVPNYWPGTPGPKLKVGNVFAIEPMVNVGGPETRELADGWSVVTADGSLSAHFEHTIVVTDDGPEVLTRP
- the infA gene encoding translation initiation factor IF-1, which produces MPKPKEDAIVLEGTVSEPLPNAMFRVELENGHKVLAHSSGKMRMHRIRILPGDKVQVEITPYDLSRGRITYRYK
- the rpmJ gene encoding 50S ribosomal protein L36 translates to MKVRPSVKPMCEKCKTIRRHGVVMVICENPRHKQRQG
- the rpsM gene encoding 30S ribosomal protein S13, whose protein sequence is MARLSGVDIPREKRLEIALTYIYGIGPTKAKEICAAAEVNLDTRVRDLTDEEVARLRSYIDANLKVEGDLRRDVAQDIKRKMEIGSYQGIRHRRGLPVHGQRTHTNARTRKGPKKTVAGKKKVRK
- the rpsK gene encoding 30S ribosomal protein S11, producing the protein MARPTARPGGRRPRRRERKNVTHGVAHIKSSFNNTIVSITDHEGNVIAWASAGNVGFKGSRKSTPFAAQMAAEQCAQRAMEQGVRRVDVLVRGPGSGRETAVRSLAATGIEVTGIKDVTPIPHNGCRPKKRRRV
- the rpsD gene encoding 30S ribosomal protein S4, whose translation is MARYTGPVCRLCRREKVKLFLKGPKCESTSCPVERRPYPPGDHGRDRTRQGSEYQTQLREKQKARRIYGVLEVQFRNLYEEANRQSGITGENLLRMLELRVDNIAYRARWGSSRNQARQLVTHGHITVNGKRVSIPSARVRIGDVVALKPADEEMIVVRQNLDLVDRQVPNWLEVGENALNVTVRSLPVREQIDTQVREQLIVELYSK
- a CDS encoding DNA-directed RNA polymerase subunit alpha, yielding MLIIQRPTVEAIDEEEGNRQRFAIGPLDPGFGHTLGNSLRRTLLSSIPGAAVTQVRFDDALHEFTFLQGVKEDVSDIILNLKDLVITSESDEPVTLRVDVRGPAEVTGADLKATSDIEVLNADLHLATVNAKGRLAMDVTIERGKGYVSAERNKQSSTIGVIPVDSIFSPVRRVSFTVEPTRVEQSTDFDRLVLDVETDGSLTPRAALASAGQTLRTLVRLVAELTEDAEGLELGDVATTTSGSPDLDQPIEDLDLSERPRNCLKRAQINTIGELIERTHDDLLAITNFGQKSLDEVIQRLDERGLSLAGGGY
- the rplQ gene encoding 50S ribosomal protein L17: MPGTPKKGRRFGGDAAHQKAMFGNLVASLIAAEAIVTTEAKAKALRPIAEKIITKARDGGVHNQRQVVAYIRDKDMAHKLFAEIGPRYADRQGGYLRILKLGPRPGDNAPMARVEFV
- the truA gene encoding tRNA pseudouridine(38-40) synthase TruA; amino-acid sequence: MSEAAPQLAPQPVRVVLHCSYDGSGFHGFATQRGQRTVQGALEAALEQITGAAAETGCAGRTDTGVHAVAQVVHADVDPAYLERLGLAAEPFAEVVPLSRSLSKILAPDVVTRRAFVAPEGFDARRSATARRYRYVIDCGDRRDPLYRAASWHLPGELDLAAMRVAADALCGEHDFSAFCRQPKGREPGPLRRRVIGTRFTRDDALVCFEIEANAFCHQMVRSIVGMLVAVGRGRRTAAEVAARLRAPDRGGLPSPAPAIGLCLIAVEYPEHLGGAVR
- a CDS encoding heme-binding protein, with protein sequence MIEQRVLSLQDARRVIDAVIAHAEQHDHDGIAVFVVDKAGDIIASARMDRRSARFGKAAHRKAYTGATFERDTAGVIKFWNEQEQRGHRGPHDWNDPMVTTLPGGMVVAFGDQVVGGIGVAGGNAHIGDEEFADVAFAALGEGFHHYIDWPQRVRRDTSGAPSDGQDRARS